A region of Merismopedia glauca CCAP 1448/3 DNA encodes the following proteins:
- a CDS encoding transporter substrate-binding domain-containing protein: MYFLPALRTIIQKTSPLKLVLPYCFGGLLLFSYTPAMPQGGGYAIAADLPTIVQRGKLIVGVKDNTPPLGYVNSQGELVGLEIEIAKRLAQEILGSETAIIWKPLANQNRISALSNDDVDIVVARVANTPARSRLADFSAPYYLDGTAFITSDSTIAKAEDLAGKKVAVLKGAITISELKNRLPSAQLVEAESYLEARELLRSHQVIAVAADASILAGWIQAEPQYRLLPNRISTAALCIMMPKGLQYQGLRDRVNRAIASWRQQGWLRQRAIYWKLPL, encoded by the coding sequence ATGTATTTTCTTCCAGCTTTAAGGACAATTATCCAGAAAACTAGTCCACTGAAGTTAGTTTTACCTTACTGCTTTGGTGGGCTACTTCTATTTTCATATACACCTGCGATGCCGCAAGGCGGCGGCTACGCCATCGCTGCCGATTTACCTACGATTGTGCAGCGTGGAAAGTTGATTGTAGGAGTGAAGGATAATACACCTCCTTTGGGATATGTTAATTCTCAAGGTGAACTAGTTGGGTTAGAAATAGAAATTGCTAAACGTCTAGCACAAGAAATTTTAGGTAGCGAAACAGCGATTATTTGGAAGCCTTTAGCCAATCAAAACCGGATTTCTGCATTAAGTAATGATGATGTAGATATAGTAGTTGCTAGAGTCGCCAATACTCCAGCTAGATCTAGATTAGCAGATTTTAGCGCTCCCTACTATCTAGATGGTACAGCTTTCATTACGTCAGACAGTACCATCGCCAAGGCTGAGGATCTAGCTGGGAAAAAGGTAGCTGTTTTGAAAGGTGCAATTACCATCTCCGAACTGAAAAACCGCCTCCCCAGCGCGCAACTAGTAGAAGCAGAGTCATATCTAGAAGCCAGGGAATTACTGCGATCGCACCAAGTCATAGCTGTTGCTGCCGATGCTAGCATCCTTGCAGGTTGGATACAAGCAGAACCTCAATATCGTTTGCTACCCAATCGGATCTCGACAGCAGCCTTATGCATCATGATGCCCAAAGGATTGCAATATCAAGGGTTGAGAGATCGGGTAAATCGAGCGATCGCCTCTTGGCGACAACAAGGATGGTTGCGTCAAAGAGCAATTTACTGGAAACTGCCGCTATAA